In Saccharothrix syringae, the following are encoded in one genomic region:
- a CDS encoding helix-turn-helix domain-containing protein, with amino-acid sequence MPAEEQNDSIGARVKRARLLAGITQRRLATSAHVSLSLVKAVEQGRVPASPAFVAAVSRALKADSTYLLGQPRRAEDGEGHRVHAVVPALRREVAAYRIPAEAGVHPRPLPQLARAVAKASKLRHSATLDALGAELPALLAEIRTAITEAKGHDREQLFALLAETYAAAGQVAWKLGYADLSSLITDRIEWASYQSQDPLAAAAADFYVAGELIATAQWLTALDFLNGARSRIEDHLRSNDEAALAMHGVLHLKSGLAAARAGDASTSDAHLAEARGMAKRVTPGSDHYRLAFDRDSVDIWAVGLAVERQDGTEAVKRAQGLRFSATTPRERVGHHWIDLARAYQLHGDRDRALAVLHKARKTTPQQTRYNPQVRETLLTLAAHDRRRSDSLSGFARWAGIKL; translated from the coding sequence ATGCCAGCTGAAGAGCAGAACGACAGCATCGGCGCACGCGTCAAGCGGGCGAGGTTGCTCGCCGGAATCACCCAACGCCGCCTGGCGACAAGCGCGCACGTGAGCTTGAGCCTCGTGAAGGCGGTCGAGCAAGGCCGCGTACCGGCCTCCCCCGCCTTCGTCGCCGCGGTGTCCCGCGCGTTGAAGGCCGACAGCACCTACCTGCTGGGCCAGCCGCGCCGGGCCGAGGACGGCGAAGGGCACCGCGTCCACGCCGTGGTGCCCGCCCTCCGACGTGAGGTCGCCGCATACCGCATACCAGCGGAGGCCGGAGTCCACCCACGCCCGCTTCCGCAGCTCGCGAGAGCAGTGGCCAAAGCATCGAAGTTGCGCCACTCCGCGACCCTGGACGCCTTGGGCGCCGAACTCCCGGCCCTGCTGGCAGAGATCCGGACCGCCATCACGGAGGCCAAAGGACACGACCGCGAACAACTGTTCGCGTTGTTGGCCGAAACGTACGCAGCGGCAGGTCAGGTCGCCTGGAAGCTCGGCTACGCCGACCTCTCGTCGCTGATCACGGACCGCATCGAGTGGGCGTCGTACCAGTCGCAGGATCCACTGGCCGCCGCGGCAGCCGACTTCTACGTCGCCGGCGAACTCATCGCCACCGCCCAGTGGCTCACCGCCCTGGACTTCCTGAACGGCGCACGCAGCCGCATCGAGGACCACCTCCGCTCGAACGACGAGGCGGCCCTGGCGATGCACGGCGTACTGCACCTGAAGTCCGGACTCGCCGCAGCCCGCGCAGGCGACGCCTCCACCTCCGACGCCCACCTGGCCGAAGCCCGCGGCATGGCCAAGCGAGTCACCCCGGGCAGCGACCACTACCGGTTGGCGTTCGACAGGGACTCGGTGGACATCTGGGCCGTCGGCCTGGCGGTCGAGCGCCAGGACGGCACCGAGGCGGTGAAACGCGCGCAGGGCCTGCGGTTCAGCGCCACCACGCCCCGCGAACGCGTCGGGCACCACTGGATCGACCTGGCGAGGGCGTACCAACTCCACGGCGACCGCGACCGCGCCCTGGCAGTCCTGCACAAGGCCCGCAAGACCACGCCGCAGCAAACCCGGTACAACCCCCAGGTCCGCGAAACCCTGCTGACCCTGGCCGCTCACGACCGCCGTCGATCGGATTCGCTTTCCGGATTCGCCCGATGGGCGGGCATCAAACTGTAG
- a CDS encoding tetratricopeptide repeat protein — protein sequence MKLRDVAADLECIRWSWEVTREEASFERTGSARRPAVTPRIEQSADCAPMFENPAAFRHANLFYAERGHYGLARWMGIHELAVWRARADNEPVLQERTLVGYRDALGSLARIDRATGCLHEVADCLDELLELLIRHGRAVDARSAWTLRELGAVMLEAGRPEAALDHLVRADACYGQLGKAIPDVRQHAVCLVLLGLAYRSLGRRAQADKSFNRALAALLPIVPESAAAVRGLVDVIPVPGELPAVDGLALAEFGLPAWPLPDLVPAGTV from the coding sequence GTGAAGCTGCGTGACGTAGCCGCTGATCTTGAGTGCATTCGGTGGTCGTGGGAGGTCACCCGTGAGGAAGCGTCATTCGAACGGACGGGTTCTGCGAGGCGGCCGGCCGTGACGCCGCGGATTGAGCAATCGGCTGATTGCGCCCCGATGTTCGAGAACCCTGCTGCGTTCCGTCACGCCAACCTGTTCTACGCCGAGCGAGGGCACTACGGGCTGGCCCGCTGGATGGGCATCCACGAGTTGGCGGTGTGGCGGGCCAGGGCGGACAACGAGCCAGTGCTGCAGGAGCGGACGCTCGTCGGCTACCGGGACGCATTGGGCTCGCTGGCGCGGATCGACCGGGCGACGGGCTGTCTGCACGAGGTGGCCGACTGCCTGGACGAACTGCTGGAGCTGCTGATCCGGCACGGGCGGGCGGTGGACGCGCGCTCGGCGTGGACGCTGCGTGAGCTGGGGGCGGTGATGCTGGAAGCGGGTCGTCCCGAGGCCGCGCTGGATCACCTGGTGCGTGCCGACGCCTGCTACGGGCAGTTGGGCAAAGCGATCCCGGACGTGCGGCAGCACGCTGTGTGCCTGGTTCTGCTGGGACTGGCGTACCGGAGCCTGGGGCGACGTGCCCAGGCGGACAAGAGCTTCAACCGCGCCCTGGCCGCCTTGCTCCCGATCGTCCCCGAGAGCGCGGCGGCTGTGCGCGGGCTCGTCGACGTCATCCCTGTGCCGGGCGAACTACCTGCGGTGGACGGGCTGGCCTTGGCCGAGTTCGGGTTACCCGCGTGGCCGTTGCCCGATCTGGTCCCCGCCGGAACCGTCTGA
- a CDS encoding helix-turn-helix domain-containing protein, whose translation MDTEKSAEHAAGNSWARLTTARSRELGEELRRIRRQAGLALPRVAKGLGWSAGKLSKLELGSRGTSLWEIGILIGRYGVDKATRDRVLALADQRADIHNFLRLHTPCPDALTVLTLHEANAATVTAYEPFTVPALGQTEDYARALIDDQDQVGARMKRQRVLHAVNGPRVLLYVHEAALHMGLDDPVVMRDQALHLTLMCGWPGVTVRLVPMTTGTRTRLRHPATLMTFPDPIRPVACAETDTATVFHDDPKVVAEYHLKMWRLGVLALGPDESHERLARWADRYDRGSH comes from the coding sequence ATGGACACCGAGAAGAGCGCCGAGCACGCTGCCGGGAATAGCTGGGCGCGGTTGACCACCGCCCGCAGCAGGGAGCTGGGCGAGGAGCTGCGCCGGATCCGCCGCCAAGCCGGGCTGGCCCTGCCGAGGGTCGCCAAGGGGTTGGGTTGGTCGGCGGGGAAGCTGAGCAAGTTGGAACTGGGCAGCCGGGGCACCAGCCTGTGGGAGATCGGCATTCTGATCGGCCGCTATGGCGTGGACAAGGCCACCCGGGACCGCGTGCTGGCGTTGGCCGACCAGCGGGCGGACATCCACAACTTCCTGCGGCTGCACACCCCCTGCCCGGACGCCCTGACCGTGCTGACCCTCCACGAGGCCAACGCGGCCACCGTCACCGCCTACGAGCCCTTCACCGTTCCGGCACTGGGTCAGACCGAGGACTACGCCCGCGCCCTGATCGACGACCAGGATCAGGTCGGTGCCCGGATGAAGCGGCAGCGGGTGCTGCACGCGGTCAACGGCCCGCGGGTGCTGCTCTACGTGCACGAGGCCGCACTGCACATGGGGCTGGACGACCCGGTGGTCATGCGCGACCAGGCGCTGCACCTGACGCTGATGTGCGGCTGGCCCGGCGTCACCGTGCGCCTGGTGCCCATGACTACGGGGACGCGAACCAGGCTGCGGCACCCGGCGACCCTGATGACCTTCCCCGACCCGATCCGACCGGTCGCCTGCGCCGAGACCGACACCGCCACCGTCTTCCACGACGACCCAAAGGTGGTGGCCGAGTACCACCTCAAGATGTGGCGGTTGGGCGTGTTGGCGCTCGGTCCGGATGAGTCGCACGAGCGGTTGGCCCGTTGGGCCGACCGCTACGACCGGGGGAGCCACTGA
- a CDS encoding zinc finger protein, with the protein MSIRPFRWLPHDGQRHAVKEDAVAFEDTATLCGEELTIPAAHPTKTQWCWPTCTTCDTVWRQHEGIPLFPRPRTSHASTRGGGRAVAHA; encoded by the coding sequence ATGTCGATACGCCCGTTCCGCTGGCTGCCCCACGACGGCCAACGCCACGCCGTGAAAGAGGACGCGGTCGCCTTCGAGGACACCGCCACCCTGTGCGGCGAGGAACTGACCATCCCCGCCGCACACCCCACCAAAACGCAGTGGTGCTGGCCCACCTGCACCACCTGCGACACCGTGTGGCGACAGCACGAAGGCATCCCGCTGTTCCCACGTCCGCGTACTTCCCATGCGAGCACGCGAGGTGGGGGCAGGGCCGTGGCTCACGCCTGA
- a CDS encoding transcriptional regulator, giving the protein MAATNANFRSDYALARAMGLNRSTVTRVVAGVLQPGPAFIAGALTVLAPLRFEDLFEVVLDNPTEAELDRLRVQAGG; this is encoded by the coding sequence ATGGCCGCCACGAACGCGAACTTCCGGTCGGATTACGCGCTGGCCAGAGCGATGGGGCTCAACCGCTCCACCGTCACGCGCGTCGTGGCGGGCGTGCTCCAGCCCGGTCCGGCGTTCATCGCCGGAGCGCTGACCGTGCTCGCCCCGCTCCGCTTCGAGGACCTGTTCGAAGTGGTCCTCGACAACCCGACGGAGGCGGAGTTGGACAGGCTTCGCGTTCAGGCGGGCGGTTGA
- a CDS encoding DUF6355 family natural product biosynthesis protein: MTTTTRRRTTRARLAAAAVAALAAMLSTSPATAQDLPRSEGCGFRHVNPDHHGGATALYIHCADSFILIRVDTADGSRHQCVDPWGSVRFYPNMHVSNAYYVPIPPRLLTASDGSLICSLTQPPA, from the coding sequence ATGACCACCACGACACGTCGACGCACCACCCGAGCCCGCCTCGCAGCTGCCGCCGTAGCAGCACTCGCCGCCATGCTCAGCACCTCGCCAGCCACGGCACAGGACCTGCCGAGGAGCGAGGGCTGCGGCTTCCGGCACGTCAACCCCGACCACCACGGCGGTGCCACCGCGCTGTACATCCACTGCGCCGACTCGTTCATCCTCATCCGCGTCGACACCGCAGACGGCAGCCGTCACCAGTGCGTCGATCCCTGGGGCTCCGTGCGCTTCTACCCGAACATGCACGTCAGCAACGCTTACTACGTCCCGATCCCGCCAAGGCTGTTGACCGCGTCCGACGGCAGCCTGATCTGCTCCCTGACTCAACCGCCCGCCTGA
- a CDS encoding FAD-binding protein, with protein MPDPTPWHPALNQHDLLTTDDAALTEAADDFGRTTTPARPLAVARPTSADDISAILRFATKHDLLMVPQAERHSTAGQAQAPNGIALDMRGLNTIHDITDDRVVVDAGARWSQILDATLPLGAAPPVLTDYLDLSVGGTLSVGGISGATHQHGLQTDNVLELDAVTPDGTRVTCSPTLNPDLFNALRGGKGRHGVIVRATLRLIPAHSHARWFRLRYDHLATFLADQRTLMTEGRFHHLEGQAKPQANGTWTYCIDGVAYFTQPDAPAENRLLTGLADNRDALEANDLTYHGFQNRLADDVALLRTLGPWQHPHPWLNLFLPDHAAEQTLAEILSALGPQDIGESGVVIIYPVPRARISTPQVRLPATPTAFLFSILRAAPPDDPIALRRMLEDNRTLQQQVMSTGGTVYLGEPDR; from the coding sequence GTGCCCGACCCCACCCCCTGGCACCCAGCCCTCAACCAGCACGACCTCCTGACCACCGACGACGCCGCGCTCACCGAGGCCGCCGACGACTTCGGCCGAACCACGACCCCCGCCCGCCCGCTCGCCGTCGCCCGCCCCACCTCGGCCGACGACATCAGCGCCATCCTGCGCTTCGCCACCAAGCACGACCTCCTCATGGTCCCCCAAGCAGAGCGCCACTCCACCGCAGGCCAAGCCCAAGCGCCCAACGGGATCGCGCTGGACATGCGCGGCCTGAACACCATCCACGACATCACCGACGACCGCGTCGTGGTCGACGCTGGCGCACGATGGAGCCAGATCCTCGACGCCACCCTGCCCCTCGGCGCCGCTCCCCCGGTCCTGACCGACTACCTGGACCTGTCGGTCGGCGGCACCCTCTCGGTCGGCGGCATCAGCGGCGCCACCCACCAGCACGGCCTCCAGACCGACAACGTCCTGGAACTCGACGCCGTCACCCCCGACGGCACCCGCGTCACCTGCTCACCAACCCTGAACCCCGACCTGTTCAACGCCCTCCGCGGCGGCAAGGGCCGCCATGGCGTGATCGTGCGGGCGACGCTGCGCCTGATCCCCGCCCACTCCCACGCCCGCTGGTTCCGCCTGCGCTACGACCACCTCGCCACCTTCCTCGCCGACCAGCGAACCCTGATGACCGAAGGACGCTTTCACCACCTGGAAGGGCAGGCCAAACCGCAGGCCAACGGGACCTGGACCTACTGCATCGACGGCGTCGCGTACTTCACCCAACCCGACGCCCCAGCGGAGAACCGCCTGCTCACGGGCCTCGCGGACAACCGTGACGCCCTGGAGGCCAACGACCTCACCTACCACGGGTTCCAGAACCGCCTGGCCGACGACGTGGCCCTGCTGCGCACCCTCGGCCCGTGGCAGCACCCCCACCCGTGGCTCAACCTGTTTCTCCCAGACCACGCCGCCGAGCAGACCCTGGCCGAGATCTTGTCCGCGCTCGGCCCTCAAGACATCGGTGAGAGCGGCGTCGTCATCATCTACCCGGTGCCACGCGCACGGATCAGCACACCGCAAGTCCGGCTTCCCGCCACACCGACAGCTTTCCTGTTCTCCATCCTGCGCGCCGCACCACCGGACGACCCGATCGCCCTGCGAAGGATGCTGGAGGACAACCGCACGCTCCAACAACAGGTCATGTCGACAGGCGGAACCGTCTACCTCGGCGAACCGGACAGATAA
- a CDS encoding tetratricopeptide repeat protein, whose product MNASLAQARRQQDLAAQAWILTNLGNGHLDQHRFDEAMQCFTETLKLCHQLDDHSGQMWAYIGIGRVHQAGNEHHLAAEHYELAQTTSSQLGGRWPWAIATSYLADAHRALGKYDAALDSLEQTAATLRELGDHQAESCALNKIADVHHDLGDLHNTLAYLEQALAASVSVADLWGQAAFQHKLGDVHHELDEHDEARQAWENAVQLFEALGDARATGIRAQLALLVTETVPAPRQECRT is encoded by the coding sequence TTGAACGCGAGCCTGGCCCAAGCCCGACGACAGCAAGACCTCGCCGCCCAGGCATGGATCCTGACCAACCTCGGCAACGGTCACCTCGACCAACACCGGTTCGACGAGGCGATGCAGTGCTTCACCGAAACACTGAAACTCTGCCACCAACTCGACGACCACAGCGGCCAGATGTGGGCCTACATCGGCATCGGCCGCGTGCACCAAGCCGGCAACGAGCACCACCTCGCCGCCGAGCACTACGAACTCGCCCAAACCACCTCCTCACAGCTGGGCGGACGGTGGCCGTGGGCAATCGCGACCTCCTACCTCGCCGACGCCCACCGCGCCCTGGGCAAGTACGACGCCGCACTCGACAGCCTGGAACAGACCGCCGCCACCCTGCGCGAACTCGGTGACCACCAAGCCGAGAGCTGCGCGCTCAACAAGATCGCCGACGTCCACCACGACCTGGGCGACCTCCACAACACCCTCGCCTACCTCGAACAGGCACTGGCCGCCAGCGTCTCGGTAGCCGACCTCTGGGGACAGGCGGCGTTCCAGCACAAGCTGGGCGACGTCCACCACGAACTCGACGAACACGACGAAGCACGTCAAGCGTGGGAGAACGCGGTACAACTGTTCGAGGCGCTGGGCGACGCGCGAGCCACCGGCATCCGCGCCCAACTGGCCCTGCTGGTCACCGAGACCGTTCCGGCCCCGCGGCAGGAATGCCGCACCTGA